CCAATAAGAGACGAAGACTGAGTAAGAGAGGGCATGACTATACCCTTCAAGTCCAGTAGGGAGGACATGCTTGTTTTCTGTGACATCCTTGAGCAAGTCCATCCCATTCCACAATCGCCCACACCAATCTTCCTTAGAAGACTGATCTTGATTCATCGTCTCCTCCTGTGTGTATCATATCATCTCATATGTCATGAATGGAAAACACTCGGTGATTCAGTAGTACAAAAGTTCTTCGCTACCAAATGTGCCATCAGCTCTGTTAGTTGGCAATTGCCGCATTACGATGTTACTTACAACCCCTAAATTCAACTTGCGACGAATTTTCAGTTAGTGGAGCAGTTAATTTTGGGTTCTTGATATTCCGGAGGTCATTTTTACTTCTAAATGTAATGATGGACATGGACTCTTCTCCCCAAATGTTTAAGGTCAGTCATCAACCCCTAAAGGAAGACGAATTGGCCGACTCAGTCGTCTGCGAAATGGTTTCAACGTGCAAAATACCCCACTAGCAAACCGAACGTGCAACGTCATGTGTAGTATCAGTCAGACTAACATTTCTAGTACAGCAAACATTTATGCGATGATGGCAGGCGAGAAAACACcagaagaagaataagaagaatgcGGACCTCCTTGTCGTGTGGTGAGTAGCGGCGCTTGAGACCGCAGCCGGATGTGGTGGCtcgccctccgcctcctcctccgccaccggcCGCCGCCATCACCGCCGCCGAGTAGTTGACGCTTGCCGCCGACACCACCGTTAGTGATCTATAGCAGTTATGGGCCACCGCTGGAGACCTCCGCCAGCACGCGGTGCCCCTGGAAGGTCACCAGTAGGGCAAGGTAGGACGCCTGCCCCTACGGGAACCCCGGCAAACCGAGCGAGAGCGGCGACCGCCGCGTCGGGCGAAGGAAAACGAAGGAGCTAAGACCGAGTACTGGGCCAGCCCACTTTGATAATGTGTGGCGGGGTAAGCAAGCACAATGGCAGGCCCAATAGCCCAACGCGCTGAGTAGCGCAGATCCTTTCCCGTCTCCCCTACCCTCGCCTCGCTTCCACCTATCCGCCGCGGGTCGTCTCCGTCTCTATCTCCCGGCTCCTCGGCATCTCGCTCGTCAacgccagcgccgccgtgccgcgcgCGTCCGCCGACGGCCCCGTTGGCCCGCGTGCCACCCCAGGGGAAGACAGATCGGCGATCCCCAGGGTGCGTCTCGTTTCCCGGCTCGCGAATCTGACCAACTCTTGTGTACTTGTGTGTTCAATTCATTGGCGTGCGAGAGTAGCTGGGGGCTCCGCAGGCGGCTTTTACGCGTAGGTTTTGTTCGTTGCGGGGTATTGTGTAGTCACTTTGCTTCAAGAACCATTGGGATCGAGtataatttcatgattttagggtAATACTTCGCGTTGCCTGTTACCAGAACGCATTTGTTCTGGCATGCTTGTTCTATTGTGTTTTCACTATAGGAATTTATTTGTACCTTTTACAGCTGACTGCGTGTTTGTATACATGATTGATTCGCTCAATTAGACACTTATCGAGACCCTTTACGTAATCCATGTCCAATGCAACCATAGGATTTCATTGCCCTCAGCAGTTTTTAGGGTATTATTACTAAGATAAGCAGTACGCTTATCACTATAGTGCTACTACATTCCACCAACCCCTGGAGTAGTGAATATGGTTTCTGGGAAGCAGAGATATTTCCCTCTGTTGCTGGTTCCATTCCATCTGTGTACTGATAATTTTTAGGCATTCTGCCGATGCAGGCTTGCAAACATGTATATCCGCGTGAAGCGCAACAAGACTACCTACTTCATTCAATGTGAACCAACAGAAACAGCTTTGAGCATCAAACAGAAGTTGCATTCGCTGATAGATCAACCTCCTATTAATCAGCAGTTGTTCTTGTGGCCCAGCAGTGATGTGCTTGAAGACTCAAAGACGCTGGCAGATCAGAAGGTACCATATATCTAGTTTGTTTAGTCACGGTACAGTTTAGTTTGTGTAGCCTTAGCATATCAGTTCTCTTTGAAGATTAAACCCACAGCTTGTCTAATTCATCTGTCGGTTGTGTGATATTTTCTTTTTTATACTTGTTCAGGTGGAAAACGATTCCATTGTTGCATTGGCACTAAGAAAAGGTATCGTGGGTTTTGTCTACTTTTTATTTTTCCTTAGTATCTTTCAGGTAGTGCTTTTTGCATTATTATTGTTTCCATTTTTTTGCTTACTCTTAGTATACCACTCAATGGTTATGATTATTGCCCAGCAACTGTTTAACTTTGTAGAAAATACCTTTGTTATGTCTTGGGTCATCATTCACTAATCATCGGATTGATCTGTTTTCTGGACTGTGGGTTGGACATAGGCTATGCTTTCTCTAGCAAGAAATTTACACTTTTTCCCTTATTTCTATGTTAATTAATAAATCAAGAAGAACCTATAATTGCAACGTGGTTTATCATAGCAAAATAGCAGGTTGCCCCTATTCTAAATAAAGTGAATGCATGATGCTAGTCCTTTTCTAAAATCTCAACCTACTCAATGCAGCTTCCAGACTGTAATTTCTGTAGCTAATACTGCATTTTCAGTCTGACAATTGCTGACTGCAATTTCTGTTCTTCACCAGATGACGATGAGTTTGAGGAAGTTTTCATTGCCAGGCCAGAGGATTTCatgtcatcatcatgaagatgagtCCGTCATCTCAACAAGGGGCTGTGTGTTCTCGGAGTGGACCCGTTGCTCTACATTGGTCCCTCTAGGAAAAAAATTGTTATGAAGATCCCAAACCATTGTGGATGATATTAAGCTTTGATTTGACGCTCCAACTGATGCCGTGCTCTTGTACCTACTGGTGTCTGCCTTGATGTTGGGATCAAGCGCACCTAATTGTCCTTTTGTACCAGCTCTAGCATGTGAATCCATCTGTGCCTCCGTCACCTAATACACTCACTGTTGCTGCTGCTATTGCTGCTTGGCTGTTGCTCGATTCAACTACGCTGTCGGTGACATAATGGGCAACGCATTAGGGGCGCGTTTAGTTGCGTCCAAACTTGCGCCGCCTGAATTCGGCACtgtgcactgtagcatttcgtttgtatttaggaACAATTGtttaatcgttgactaattaggcttaaaacattcgtctcgcaaagtacaaccaaactgtgcaattagttttttatttcgttaacatttagtactccatatatgtaccgcaagtttgatgtgatagggatttttttttttcatagtgccaaagtttggattctgGGTGAACTAAACATGGTCTAGACTTGCATCACAGGACTACAACAGTAGTTGTGGGCTTGTGGTCTCTCTTTCTCAGGACAAAAAATTACTATGTTCGGACGGATTTCGTCTGCTCTAACAGGGGGAAAATATCTGCATTTGTAATTCATTCAAATTCATAATTCGGCAGAATTGTAATTTCATAGCCTACCTTAGTCTACCGTTTCCGTTCTACCAGTTTTTGAACTTGCCATTTGATTGCGAAAATCTGCGAAAGTGCTCCAACCAATGGGGTTATATTATGTTATTATTAAACAATTGAAATGCAGCTGTAAAAAATCTCCAAGCTTGCTTTTTCCTTAGAAAAGGCAGCAGAGACAGCTTTTCAGGAGCTTGAGCATTTGGTTTGGTAGCAACAGCTTTTTGAACAACTCAACGCGGACGGAGTTTTTGCTCACATATCAAGTTTTGAACGGCGCGCGATGCAGACAATACATACGAAACGTCCTACTCAAACTAAAGTCACCGTTTGTGACGTTGTCCTTGTGTTTTTCCCTTGAAGAGTCAAATAAACAATTTGATCTGCATGATTTATTATCACTCTAGcctgtttggaacacaggaatctcgtaggaatttcacaggaatcaattCAATTTCACAGAAAAAACGTAGGAACATGAATTTTTTTCCCGCAATCCAAACAGGCTCTAAATCAACTACAATTGTCAATTACCAAACCCCCAAAAATATATCATCACCAATTCACCATTCAAGAGGACGAAAATTGTTAAAGGCCATATTTGGAATGTTGGATATTTTACGCTGGCGTTCTTATAAGAAtgaattattttttataaaatgtagatatttttttatataatttctgCAAAATCTCTACGTTCTAAGGATCCCTAAATGGTTCTATCTAATCTAAAGAAACAAAACGGCCGAACCAGTATTAGTTAAGGCATCTTTCACCTCAACCAAAACAGAAgacaaattaattaattaagtaaCCAACAGAGTTacggagggttgtgataggcgtggcgagccaacgttaaatctagtcattctaatggagatgaaacccaaaaaaaaatcgttggacgtaaccctcttagcgacgcgtcaTATTGTAACCCGgttatggtgttaaatgggcaaggaccgagtcggcacccccttggtgatgcgccgtgtcgtgatctgggcatagtgtcaagtgagcaaggaccgggtcgtcgcttccttagtggcgcgctacatcggcgtccgggtgtagtgaaaaatgagcaaggatcttcacatctgagtcgacgggtgcaaacggtaaggaagctagtcgaaccaactaagatccatttaggtagttggaatgtaaggtcgcttacaggtaagttaagagaattagttgataccgcgactaagaggcgtgtaaatatattatgcgttcaagagactaaatggaagggttggaaggcaaaggaggtggacaatacatgtttcaaactttggtacacagggatagTCGTGAATAGAAATTGAGTAGGAGTTTTAATTGATaaaagcctcaagaatggtgtggtggaagTGAGAAGataaggagataggattatcttagtcaagcttgtcgttggtgatatggtcttgaacataATTAGTACGTATGCCCtctaagtaggcctcgacgagagtgctaagagacagttttgggaagacttagatggcctgattagagctgtacctagtagtgagaagctttttataggagatcttaatgggcatgcaGGTACTATAAGCGcgggtttcgaggcagttcatggaggttttgggtatggtagtagaaaTCAGGAGGGGGGGAAGTTCTGCACtttgcggtagcttttgacctgatgatagccaacactttctttagaaatagagaatctcatctagtgaccttcagtagcggacaacactttagccagattgactttgtcctcgcaagaagaaatgacaaacgagcatgcttgggttgcaaggtgataccacgggagtgtgttgtttttcaacataagcttttggtggcagacttttgttttcaggtgcgtgtccgtagggataaacaagctaagattgaaagaataaagtggtagaaactaaaaggggagacgtcagagataTTCAGGGAAAAGGTTATCAAAGAGggttcttggaaggaagaagatgacataaacaacatatgagagaagatggcaaccaatatttggaaggtgacctcagaggtgtgtggagtaaccaaaggaagtgtaggcaaggctaaagatacttggtggtggaacgaggaagtccaaagggctattaaggagaagaaagaatgctatagacgcttgtaccatgacaggagtgtggacaacatagagaagtacaaggtggcaaagaagattgCAAAGCGacctgtaagtgtggcaaagagtagagcatacgaggatctttaccaacatttgagtatgaagaaaggagagaaggacatttataggatgactagggttcgtgagagaaagacaagggactttaaccaagttaagtgcattaaggatgaaagggagcatctcttggtaaaggaggatgagatccgacattgatggcaagagtattttgacaaattatttAACGGtaagaatatggacacaaccattcagttggatgactcttttgatgacaccaataggcgctttgtgagaagaatccaagaatctgatgtCAGAGAGGTGTTGAggaggatgaaaggaggtaaggcgatgggaccggatggtatcccaatcgaggtgtggagatgccttgaggacatagctatagtatggctaaccaagctgtttaaccatatttttcgatcgaacaagatgtctgatgagtagaggagaagtatattggtaccaatatataaaaataaaggagatattcaaagttgtactaattaccagaaaattaagttgatgagccatactatgaagctattggagagagttatcgagcatcgtttgagagcaataacgtgggtccctatgaaccaatttggttttataCCCGAAAGGTCAactatggaagccattttcttaataagacaagttatggaacggtatagggagaagaaggacctacacatggtttttattgacttggagaaagcttatgataaaataccaaagaATGTTATGtgatgggctttggacaaacataaagtcccaacgaagtatatcgggctcatta
Above is a genomic segment from Miscanthus floridulus cultivar M001 chromosome 3, ASM1932011v1, whole genome shotgun sequence containing:
- the LOC136542691 gene encoding uncharacterized protein codes for the protein MYIRVKRNKTTYFIQCEPTETALSIKQKLHSLIDQPPINQQLFLWPSSDVLEDSKTLADQKVENDSIVALALRKDDDEFEEVFIARPEDFMSSS